A genome region from Bacteroides stercoris ATCC 43183 includes the following:
- the pnuC gene encoding nicotinamide riboside transporter PnuC translates to MEQTLEIIGTLVGLLYLWLEYRASIYLWIAGIIMPAIYIFVYYNAGLYADFGINIYYLGAAIYGWMMWKYGAFLRRTILKRKIPDMENQQQELPITCMPSRYLLPLIAVFAVTLAGIAWVLINFTDSNVPWLDSFTTALSIVGMWMLARKYVEQWWAWIGVDAVSTGLYIYKGLDFTAALYGLYTIIAIFGYFKWKKLMKKEADL, encoded by the coding sequence ATGGAGCAGACACTCGAAATTATCGGAACACTTGTCGGTCTTCTCTACCTCTGGCTGGAGTATCGGGCAAGTATATATCTTTGGATAGCAGGCATCATAATGCCTGCTATCTATATCTTCGTGTACTACAATGCGGGGCTGTATGCAGACTTCGGTATCAACATCTACTACCTCGGAGCTGCCATATATGGGTGGATGATGTGGAAATACGGAGCATTCTTACGCCGGACAATCCTGAAAAGGAAAATCCCGGATATGGAAAACCAACAACAGGAGCTTCCCATAACCTGCATGCCGTCAAGGTATCTGTTGCCACTTATTGCGGTATTTGCCGTTACGCTTGCCGGCATTGCCTGGGTGCTTATCAACTTTACAGACAGCAATGTCCCCTGGCTGGACTCCTTCACTACCGCGCTCAGCATTGTCGGCATGTGGATGCTGGCACGTAAATATGTGGAACAATGGTGGGCCTGGATTGGCGTAGATGCTGTGAGTACAGGATTGTACATCTATAAAGGACTCGATTTTACCGCTGCATTGTACGGCCTTTACACAATAATCGCTATCTTTGGCTATTTCAAATGGAAGAAGCTGATGAAAAAAGAGGCTGATTTATGA
- a CDS encoding thiamine diphosphokinase, which yields MKVEAVVLANGEYPTAPLPLQILADAPYVVCCDGGADEYIRNGHTPNLIIGDGDSISEENRKKYGHLLHRIAEQETNDQTKAVNYLLSQGKRRIAIVGATGKREDHTLGNISLLMDYMRAGADVRTYTDHGIFIPCQNACTFTCQPGQQVSIINFNARKLHGLGLVYPLSDFTNWWQGTLNECIGTEFTIEAEGEYLVFLNFPQPLPQSTR from the coding sequence ATGAAAGTGGAAGCTGTGGTTTTAGCAAACGGGGAATATCCTACCGCTCCCCTGCCTTTGCAGATATTGGCAGATGCGCCTTACGTAGTCTGTTGCGACGGCGGTGCAGACGAATACATCCGGAACGGACATACCCCCAATCTTATTATAGGTGACGGCGACTCCATCAGTGAGGAGAACCGCAAGAAGTACGGGCATCTGCTTCACCGCATTGCCGAACAAGAAACGAACGACCAGACCAAAGCCGTCAACTACCTGTTATCGCAAGGCAAACGCCGGATAGCTATCGTAGGCGCCACCGGCAAACGCGAAGACCATACGTTGGGAAACATCAGCCTGCTTATGGACTATATGCGTGCTGGAGCCGATGTGCGGACTTATACAGATCACGGTATCTTCATCCCTTGCCAGAACGCATGTACTTTTACCTGCCAACCGGGACAGCAAGTATCCATCATCAACTTCAATGCCCGCAAATTGCATGGACTCGGCTTGGTATACCCTCTCAGCGACTTCACCAACTGGTGGCAGGGCACTCTCAACGAATGCATCGGAACAGAGTTTACGATTGAGGCGGAAGGGGAGTATCTGGTTTTTTTGAATTTCCCTCAGCCACTTCCACAAAGTACACGCTGA
- a CDS encoding DMT family transporter translates to MKDKKLEANLSMVASRVMAGLNMNGLKYLLPLWLGALTGVTIRCVFAAVAFWLTGCFIKEAAVTRKQRIMLFCLGAFGLYGFMFCYLLGISKTTPVSSAIFNSMQPIWVFLISVFFLHEKATVMKIIGIALGFGGAMLCILTQGSDDLARDAFTGNLLCMISSFVFAVYLIVSKKLLEKVGVVTMMKYIFGGAAVSGIIVSSVAGWDAPMFAEAWKGEWHWTAWAVLAFILIFPTYLSYFLVPVGLKYLKTTVVAIYSYLILVVTTVVSLSLGQDRFSWTQAVAIAMICISVYFVEVAEGNSKKPDTPLPPQS, encoded by the coding sequence ATGAAAGATAAAAAGCTGGAAGCCAATCTCAGTATGGTTGCATCCCGTGTCATGGCGGGTCTGAACATGAACGGATTGAAGTATTTATTGCCTTTGTGGTTGGGAGCTTTAACGGGTGTTACCATACGGTGCGTGTTTGCGGCAGTGGCTTTTTGGTTGACGGGTTGTTTTATAAAAGAAGCGGCGGTTACCAGGAAGCAACGCATCATGCTGTTTTGCCTCGGGGCGTTCGGGCTTTACGGATTTATGTTCTGCTATCTGCTGGGCATCAGCAAAACCACTCCGGTTTCGAGCGCCATATTCAATTCGATGCAGCCTATATGGGTATTTCTCATTTCCGTTTTCTTTCTGCACGAGAAAGCTACGGTAATGAAGATTATCGGTATAGCTTTGGGGTTTGGCGGTGCGATGTTGTGTATCTTGACGCAGGGCAGCGATGATTTGGCACGCGATGCCTTTACCGGCAATTTGCTTTGTATGATCAGTTCGTTTGTATTTGCCGTTTATCTGATTGTAAGCAAAAAACTGCTGGAGAAGGTAGGAGTAGTGACAATGATGAAATATATATTTGGCGGAGCTGCTGTTTCCGGCATAATCGTTTCGTCCGTTGCAGGGTGGGATGCACCGATGTTTGCAGAAGCCTGGAAGGGCGAGTGGCATTGGACGGCGTGGGCTGTACTTGCATTTATCCTTATTTTCCCTACTTATCTCAGTTACTTCCTGGTTCCTGTCGGGTTGAAGTATCTGAAGACTACCGTTGTCGCTATTTACAGCTATCTGATATTGGTAGTGACCACGGTTGTCTCGCTTTCTTTGGGGCAGGACCGGTTCAGTTGGACACAGGCCGTTGCCATTGCTATGATTTGTATCAGCGTGTACTTTGTGGAAGTGGCTGAGGGAAATTCAAAAAAACCAGATACTCCCCTTCCGCCTCAATCGTAA
- a CDS encoding type II toxin-antitoxin system RelE/ParE family toxin produces MVKQINWSPLAKGELRSLLLSSVQRFGNKEQGKIIYSLFQNALHRITLNPFIGQATEMDNIRYITPCPDYTLFYRHSLLKIEILVLWDNSHKAGKIKSIPTGKQEEASKLL; encoded by the coding sequence ATGGTTAAACAAATAAATTGGTCGCCACTTGCCAAGGGGGAACTGAGGAGCCTGCTGTTATCCTCAGTGCAGAGGTTTGGAAACAAAGAACAGGGAAAGATTATATACTCACTCTTCCAGAATGCACTTCATCGCATTACTCTAAATCCTTTCATCGGACAAGCCACGGAAATGGATAACATACGATATATCACTCCTTGTCCCGACTATACGCTATTCTACCGTCACAGCCTTCTGAAAATAGAAATACTCGTGCTTTGGGATAATAGCCATAAAGCCGGAAAGATAAAAAGCATTCCCACAGGAAAACAAGAAGAGGCGTCAAAACTCCTTTGA
- the thrC gene encoding threonine synthase, with the protein MQYYSTNKQAPDVTLEEAVVKGLAADKGLFMPFTIKPLPQEFYDSIDTLGFQEIAYRVADAFFGEDVPADTLKQIVYDTLSFDVPLVKVTENIYSLELFHGPTLAFKDVGGRFMARLLGYFIRKEGKKQVNVLVATSGDTGSAVANGFLGVEGIHVYVLYPKGKVSEIQEKQFTTLGQNITALEVDGTFDDCQALVKAAFMDKELNSRLQLTSANSINVARFLPQAFYYFYAYAQLKRAGKAANAVICVPSGNFGNITAGLFGKRMGLPIKRFIASNNRNDIFYQYLQTGVYTPRPSVATIANAMDVGDPSNFARVLDLYGGSHAAISAEISGAAYTDEQIAETVKNVWTDEHYLLDPHGACGFRALQEGLQPGETGVFLETAHPAKFKDTVENIIGEAIQIPEKLQAFMRGEKKSLPMSKDFADFKRYLMNV; encoded by the coding sequence ATGCAATATTATAGTACCAACAAACAAGCTCCCGATGTTACCCTCGAAGAGGCGGTAGTGAAAGGGCTTGCCGCAGACAAAGGACTTTTCATGCCCTTTACCATTAAACCGTTGCCGCAGGAATTCTACGACAGCATTGATACGCTTGGCTTTCAGGAGATAGCCTATCGGGTGGCGGATGCTTTCTTTGGGGAAGATGTTCCCGCAGATACATTGAAGCAGATTGTGTACGATACATTGAGCTTCGATGTCCCTTTGGTGAAAGTGACGGAAAATATCTATTCCCTCGAATTGTTCCATGGCCCTACACTTGCCTTTAAGGATGTAGGCGGCCGTTTTATGGCGCGCCTGTTGGGCTATTTTATCAGAAAAGAGGGCAAGAAGCAGGTTAATGTATTGGTTGCTACCTCGGGTGATACGGGCAGTGCCGTTGCCAATGGTTTCCTCGGTGTAGAAGGTATTCATGTTTATGTGCTCTACCCGAAGGGCAAGGTCAGTGAAATTCAGGAAAAGCAATTCACTACGTTGGGACAGAATATCACGGCTCTTGAAGTAGATGGCACGTTCGACGATTGTCAGGCATTGGTGAAAGCGGCTTTCATGGACAAGGAGCTTAACAGCCGTTTGCAACTTACCAGCGCCAATTCCATTAATGTGGCGCGTTTTCTGCCGCAGGCTTTCTACTATTTTTATGCTTATGCGCAGTTGAAGCGGGCGGGTAAGGCTGCCAATGCCGTAATCTGTGTGCCAAGCGGCAATTTCGGTAATATAACGGCCGGTTTGTTCGGTAAACGCATGGGACTGCCGATAAAGCGTTTCATAGCATCCAACAACCGTAACGACATATTCTATCAATATTTGCAGACGGGTGTTTATACGCCGCGACCCAGTGTCGCTACGATAGCCAATGCCATGGATGTGGGCGATCCGAGTAACTTTGCCCGTGTGCTCGACCTCTATGGCGGTAGCCATGCAGCTATCTCTGCCGAGATAAGCGGTGCTGCTTATACGGACGAACAGATAGCCGAAACCGTGAAGAACGTTTGGACAGATGAGCATTACCTGCTCGACCCTCATGGTGCATGCGGTTTCCGTGCATTGCAAGAGGGCTTGCAGCCGGGTGAGACGGGCGTCTTCCTGGAAACGGCTCATCCTGCCAAGTTCAAAGATACGGTAGAGAATATTATCGGTGAGGCGATACAGATACCGGAGAAGTTGCAAGCCTTTATGCGTGGCGAAAAGAAGAGTCTGCCTATGTCGAAAGATTTTGCAGACTTCAAGCGCTATTTAATGAATGTTTGA
- a CDS encoding cofactor-independent phosphoglycerate mutase produces the protein MKHIIILGDGMADWPVKSLESRTLLQAAKTPYMDKLARMGRVGRLKTVADGFHPGSEVANMSVLGYDLPKVYEGRGPLEAASIGVDLKPGEMAMRCNIICIEGDAIKNHSAGHITTEEADVLVKYLQEHLGNERVRFHTGVQYRHLLVIKGGDKRIACTPPHDVPLKPYRPLLVKPMAGTESITVPEGQADLTPQQTADLINDLIMRSQELLKEHPVNRKRATEGKDPANSIWPWSPGYRPQMETLSDKFPQVRKGAVISAVDLINGIGYYAGLRRLTVEGATGLYDTNYENKVAAALDALKTDDFVYLHIEASDEAGHEGDLSLKRLTIENLDSRAVGPIYEAVKDWEEPVAIAVLPDHPTPCELRTHTNEPVPFFIWYPGIEPDEVQTFDEVAACSGSYGLMKEDEFINEFMKG, from the coding sequence ATGAAACACATTATTATATTAGGTGACGGTATGGCCGACTGGCCTGTAAAGTCTTTGGAAAGCAGGACTTTGTTGCAAGCAGCTAAAACGCCCTATATGGATAAGCTTGCCCGGATGGGGCGTGTAGGCAGGTTAAAAACTGTTGCCGACGGATTTCATCCCGGCAGTGAGGTTGCCAATATGTCCGTTTTGGGCTATGACCTGCCGAAAGTATATGAGGGACGCGGCCCGTTGGAAGCGGCAAGTATCGGTGTAGACCTGAAGCCGGGTGAAATGGCGATGCGCTGTAATATTATCTGCATTGAAGGAGATGCTATCAAGAACCATTCGGCGGGACATATTACGACCGAAGAAGCCGATGTGCTGGTGAAATATCTGCAGGAACATTTGGGTAATGAGCGCGTGCGTTTCCATACGGGTGTGCAATACCGGCATTTGTTGGTAATAAAAGGTGGAGACAAGCGTATAGCCTGCACTCCCCCGCATGATGTCCCTCTGAAACCCTATCGGCCGTTGCTGGTAAAGCCTATGGCAGGTACGGAAAGTATCACCGTTCCCGAAGGACAAGCCGATTTGACCCCGCAACAAACCGCCGATCTGATTAACGATTTAATCATGCGTTCGCAAGAATTGCTGAAAGAACACCCCGTCAATAGGAAGCGTGCAACCGAAGGCAAAGACCCGGCTAACAGTATTTGGCCGTGGAGTCCGGGTTATCGTCCGCAGATGGAAACACTTTCGGATAAGTTTCCTCAAGTGAGGAAAGGCGCTGTAATCTCTGCCGTAGATTTGATTAACGGTATCGGCTATTATGCCGGACTGCGCCGCCTGACGGTGGAAGGAGCGACCGGACTGTACGATACCAATTACGAGAATAAAGTGGCTGCCGCTCTTGACGCACTGAAAACGGATGATTTCGTTTACCTGCATATCGAGGCCAGCGATGAGGCGGGACATGAAGGAGACCTTTCTTTGAAGAGGCTGACCATTGAAAATCTGGATAGCCGCGCCGTAGGTCCTATTTATGAAGCGGTGAAAGATTGGGAAGAACCTGTCGCCATTGCCGTTTTGCCCGATCATCCTACTCCCTGCGAGCTGCGTACACATACCAACGAACCGGTACCTTTCTTTATTTGGTATCCGGGTATTGAGCCGGACGAGGTGCAGACTTTTGATGAAGTGGCGGCTTGCAGCGGCAGCTACGGTCTGATGAAAGAAGATGAGTTTATAAACGAATTTATGAAGGGATAA
- the thrA gene encoding bifunctional aspartate kinase/homoserine dehydrogenase I, whose amino-acid sequence MKVIKFGGTSVGSASSILSVKRIVEAINEPLIVVVSALGGITDKLINTSKMAAAGDSSYENEFREIVYRHVEMIKEVIPAGEAQVSLQRRVGELLNELKDIFQGIYLIKDLSPKTSDTIVSYGERLSSIIAAQLTGAEWFDSRRFIKTEKKHSKHVLDTELTTSLVRETFKDMPRRVLVPGFISTDKITGEVTNLGRGGSDYTAAIIAAALDADALEIWTDVDGFMTADPRVISTAYTINELSYVEATELCNFGAKVVYPPTIYPVCHKNIPIIIKNTFNPDGAGTVIKQDVSNPQSKAIKGISSINDTSLITVQGLGMVGVIGVNYRIFKALAKNGISVFLVSQASSENSTSIGVRNADADLACEVLNEEFVKEIEMGEISPIQAEKDLATVAIVGENMKHTPGIAGKLFGTLGRNGINVIACAQGASETNISFVVDSKSLRKSLNVIHDSFFLSEYQVLNLFICGVGTVGGSLIEQIHSQRQKLMQENGLQLNVVGIADASKAIFSREGFDLGRFREELAEKGKESSLDTLRNEIIGMNIFNSVFVDCTASAGVASLYKDLLMHNVSVVAANKIAASSEYENYRELKQIARQRGVKYLFETNVGAGLPIINTINDLIHSGDKILKIEAVLSGTLNYIFNKISADIPFSRTIKMAQEERYSEPDPRIDLSGKDVIRKLVILAREAGYRIEQSDVEKNLFVPDDFFEGSLDDFWKKVPSLDAGFEARRKVLEAENKHWRFVARLENGKASVGLQEVGVNHPFYGLEGSNNIILLTTERYKEYPMMIQGYGAGAGVTAAGVFADIMSIANV is encoded by the coding sequence ATGAAAGTAATAAAATTCGGCGGAACATCCGTAGGTTCTGCGAGCAGTATTTTAAGCGTTAAGAGAATTGTAGAGGCTATAAACGAACCTTTAATAGTGGTAGTGTCTGCCTTGGGCGGCATTACGGACAAGCTGATCAATACTTCGAAAATGGCGGCTGCCGGTGATTCCTCTTATGAAAACGAGTTTCGTGAGATTGTCTATCGTCATGTGGAAATGATAAAGGAAGTAATTCCGGCAGGTGAGGCGCAAGTATCACTGCAACGCCGGGTGGGTGAGTTGCTTAATGAGCTGAAAGACATCTTCCAGGGCATTTACCTGATAAAGGACCTCTCGCCGAAAACATCCGATACGATTGTGAGCTACGGCGAACGCCTTTCATCCATTATTGCAGCGCAACTGACGGGTGCGGAATGGTTTGATTCGCGCCGGTTCATCAAAACGGAGAAGAAACATTCCAAGCATGTATTGGATACGGAGCTTACTACTTCCCTGGTGCGCGAGACTTTCAAGGATATGCCCCGACGGGTGCTGGTTCCGGGATTTATCTCTACGGATAAGATTACGGGCGAGGTGACCAACCTCGGTCGCGGAGGTTCCGACTATACGGCTGCCATCATAGCTGCGGCGCTGGATGCCGATGCACTGGAAATCTGGACGGATGTGGACGGTTTCATGACCGCCGATCCGCGTGTGATTTCCACGGCTTATACCATTAATGAACTGAGCTATGTAGAAGCTACCGAACTTTGCAACTTCGGCGCTAAGGTAGTGTATCCGCCTACCATCTATCCGGTTTGCCACAAGAACATACCTATTATAATAAAGAACACGTTCAATCCCGACGGAGCGGGAACGGTCATCAAGCAGGATGTTTCCAATCCACAAAGTAAAGCCATTAAAGGTATTTCGTCTATCAACGATACAAGTCTGATAACGGTGCAGGGACTCGGTATGGTAGGCGTGATTGGTGTGAACTACCGTATCTTTAAGGCTTTGGCAAAGAACGGTATCAGCGTGTTCCTCGTATCGCAGGCATCTTCGGAGAATTCTACTTCCATCGGTGTGCGTAATGCGGATGCCGACCTGGCTTGTGAAGTTCTGAACGAAGAGTTTGTCAAAGAGATTGAAATGGGAGAGATTTCACCCATACAGGCTGAGAAGGATTTGGCTACGGTAGCCATTGTAGGTGAGAATATGAAGCATACGCCGGGTATTGCCGGTAAGCTGTTCGGTACGCTGGGACGTAACGGTATCAATGTGATAGCTTGTGCACAGGGCGCTTCGGAAACGAATATTTCGTTTGTGGTAGACAGCAAGTCGCTGCGCAAGTCTTTGAACGTGATCCATGACTCTTTCTTCCTGTCGGAATATCAGGTATTGAATCTCTTTATCTGCGGAGTTGGTACGGTAGGCGGCAGTTTGATAGAACAGATTCACAGCCAGCGTCAGAAATTGATGCAGGAGAACGGCTTGCAACTGAATGTGGTAGGTATTGCCGATGCTTCCAAAGCAATCTTCAGCCGCGAGGGATTTGACTTGGGACGCTTTCGCGAAGAATTGGCGGAGAAAGGTAAGGAAAGCTCTCTGGATACGCTTCGTAACGAGATTATCGGCATGAATATCTTTAACTCCGTATTCGTGGACTGTACGGCAAGCGCAGGAGTGGCTTCCTTGTATAAAGACCTTTTGATGCACAACGTTTCGGTTGTAGCCGCCAATAAGATTGCAGCTTCTTCGGAGTATGAAAACTACCGGGAACTGAAGCAGATAGCCCGCCAGCGCGGCGTGAAATATCTGTTTGAGACGAACGTAGGTGCAGGGCTGCCTATCATCAATACCATTAACGACCTTATTCATAGCGGTGACAAGATACTGAAGATTGAAGCCGTGCTGAGCGGTACGCTGAATTATATATTCAACAAGATAAGCGCGGATATTCCTTTCAGCAGAACCATTAAAATGGCTCAGGAGGAACGTTATTCCGAACCCGATCCACGTATCGACCTCAGCGGTAAGGATGTAATCCGCAAACTGGTAATCCTTGCACGTGAAGCCGGTTATCGCATCGAGCAAAGTGATGTGGAAAAGAATCTCTTTGTACCCGATGACTTCTTCGAAGGTTCTTTGGATGACTTCTGGAAGAAAGTGCCGAGCCTCGACGCCGGCTTTGAAGCACGCCGCAAGGTGTTGGAAGCGGAAAACAAGCATTGGCGTTTCGTTGCCAGACTGGAGAACGGCAAGGCATCCGTAGGACTGCAGGAAGTGGGTGTCAATCACCCGTTCTATGGGCTGGAAGGCAGCAACAATATTATCTTGCTGACAACAGAGCGTTATAAGGAATATCCGATGATGATACAAGGCTACGGTGCCGGTGCCGGTGTAACGGCTGCGGGAGTATTTGCGGACATTATGAGTATTGCGAACGTTTAA
- a CDS encoding asparaginase, producing the protein MSPNNTSVLLIYTGGTIGMIENAETGALESFNFEHLQKHVPELQNFTFRIDTYQFDPPMDSSDMDPDAWRKLVRIISDNYNQYTGFVILHGTDTMAYTASALSFMLEGLNKPVILTGSQLPIGVLRTDGKENLLTSIEIATARHPNGRPIVPEVCIFFENHLTRGNRTTKINAENFNAFRSYNYPVLASAGIHIKYNNVQIHTENVQRELQPHYLLDTNIAILKLFPGIQENVVDAILAIKGLKAVVLETYGSGNAPLKEWFLHHLHNACEQGIIIVNVTQCSAGTVEMERYETGYRLMQAGVVCGYDSTTESAVTKLMFLLGHNYPPAKVRDLMSRPLAGEITI; encoded by the coding sequence ATGTCCCCAAATAATACTTCCGTTTTGTTAATTTACACCGGTGGCACTATCGGCATGATAGAAAATGCAGAAACCGGAGCTTTGGAGAGCTTCAACTTCGAACATTTACAGAAGCATGTACCCGAGCTTCAGAATTTTACGTTCCGCATTGATACCTATCAGTTCGATCCGCCTATGGATTCTTCGGATATGGATCCGGATGCCTGGCGCAAACTCGTACGCATTATCAGCGACAACTACAATCAATATACGGGCTTTGTCATCCTTCACGGCACGGATACCATGGCCTACACGGCATCCGCTCTCAGCTTTATGCTCGAGGGCCTCAACAAGCCCGTCATCCTCACGGGTTCGCAGCTTCCTATCGGCGTGCTCCGTACCGACGGTAAAGAAAATCTGCTGACAAGTATCGAAATTGCCACTGCCCGGCATCCCAACGGCCGGCCTATCGTGCCGGAAGTATGTATCTTCTTTGAGAATCACTTGACACGCGGCAACCGTACCACCAAAATAAATGCGGAGAACTTCAATGCTTTCCGCTCGTACAATTACCCTGTACTTGCTTCTGCCGGCATACATATTAAATATAATAATGTGCAGATTCATACGGAGAACGTACAAAGAGAGTTGCAGCCACACTACCTGCTCGATACCAATATAGCCATATTGAAGCTCTTCCCCGGCATTCAGGAAAACGTGGTGGATGCCATTCTCGCTATAAAGGGACTGAAAGCTGTGGTGCTGGAAACTTACGGTTCGGGCAATGCTCCGTTGAAAGAGTGGTTTCTCCATCATCTGCACAATGCCTGCGAACAAGGCATTATCATTGTAAACGTTACCCAATGCAGCGCCGGTACGGTAGAAATGGAGCGTTATGAAACGGGATACCGTCTGATGCAGGCAGGCGTGGTGTGCGGATACGACAGCACAACAGAGTCCGCTGTAACCAAACTGATGTTCCTGTTAGGTCACAACTATCCCCCCGCAAAAGTACGCGACCTGATGAGCCGCCCTCTTGCAGGTGAGATAACGATATAG
- a CDS encoding beta-class carbonic anhydrase, which yields MIEDILEYNKRFVENKGYEKYITNKYPDKKIAILSCMDTRLTELLPAALGIKNGDVKMIKNAGGIISHPFGSVIRSLMVAIYELGVKEVMVIAHSDCGACHMSSAQMIEHMKARGIKQETIDMIRFCGVDFDSWLYGFGDTEKSVRETVKAILDHPLIPEDVHVSGFIIDSITGALTPVVA from the coding sequence ATGATAGAAGATATTCTTGAATACAATAAGCGGTTTGTAGAGAATAAGGGATATGAGAAGTATATCACCAATAAATATCCCGATAAGAAAATCGCCATCCTTTCCTGTATGGACACCCGTCTGACCGAATTGCTGCCGGCAGCTCTGGGCATAAAGAACGGTGATGTAAAGATGATAAAGAATGCGGGCGGAATCATTTCGCATCCTTTCGGCAGCGTTATACGCAGCCTTATGGTGGCTATCTACGAGTTGGGGGTGAAAGAGGTCATGGTCATTGCACATTCCGATTGCGGTGCGTGCCACATGAGCAGCGCCCAGATGATAGAGCACATGAAGGCGCGCGGCATCAAACAGGAAACGATAGATATGATACGTTTCTGCGGAGTGGATTTCGATTCGTGGCTTTATGGCTTCGGAGATACGGAGAAGTCCGTAAGAGAAACGGTGAAAGCCATTCTTGACCATCCGCTGATACCGGAGGATGTCCATGTTTCCGGGTTTATCATCGATTCGATTACCGGGGCCTTGACTCCCGTAGTGGCGTAA
- the radA gene encoding DNA repair protein RadA codes for MAKEKTVYVCSNCGQESPKWVGKCPSCGAWNTYVEEIVRKETVNKRPVSGMETAKAKPVTLDEIAADDEPRIDLHDAELNRVLGGGLVQGSLVLIGGEPGIGKSTLVLQTILRIPEKRILYISGEESARQLKLRADRLSGTSADCLIVCETSLEQIYVHIKNTRPDLVIIDSIQTISTETLESSPGSIAQVRECSASILRFAKETHTAVILIGHINKEGSIAGPKVLEHIVDTVLQFEGDQHYMYRILRSIKNRFGSTAELGIYEMRQDGLRQVSNPSELLLSQDHEGMSGIAIASAIEGIRPFLIETQALVSSAVYGNPQRSATGFDIRRMNMLLAVLEKRVGFKLAQKDVFLNIAGGLKVNDPAIDLAVISAILSSNMDTAIEPEICMAGEIGLSGEIRPVNRIEQRIGEAEKLGFKRFILPKYNLQGLNASKLKIELIPVRKVEEAFRALFG; via the coding sequence ATGGCAAAAGAGAAAACGGTATATGTATGCAGCAATTGCGGGCAGGAATCGCCTAAATGGGTAGGCAAATGTCCGTCGTGCGGAGCGTGGAACACCTATGTAGAAGAGATTGTACGCAAGGAAACCGTAAACAAACGTCCGGTATCGGGCATGGAAACCGCCAAAGCAAAGCCCGTGACACTGGATGAAATCGCTGCCGATGACGAACCCCGTATCGACCTGCACGATGCGGAGCTGAACCGGGTATTGGGCGGCGGTCTGGTACAAGGCTCGCTGGTGCTGATAGGCGGCGAACCGGGTATCGGAAAATCCACCCTGGTGCTGCAGACCATCCTCCGCATACCGGAGAAACGTATCCTCTACATATCCGGCGAAGAAAGCGCCCGGCAGCTGAAGCTGCGTGCCGACCGTCTGTCAGGCACATCCGCCGACTGCCTGATTGTCTGCGAAACCTCGTTGGAACAGATTTACGTCCACATAAAGAATACACGCCCCGATTTAGTCATAATAGACTCCATACAAACTATCTCCACAGAGACGCTCGAATCCTCTCCCGGCAGCATAGCCCAGGTGAGGGAATGCTCCGCCTCGATCCTGCGCTTCGCCAAAGAAACGCATACGGCGGTCATCCTCATCGGCCATATCAACAAGGAAGGAAGCATTGCCGGGCCTAAGGTACTGGAGCACATCGTGGACACCGTGCTCCAATTTGAAGGCGACCAACATTATATGTACCGCATCCTGCGCAGCATCAAAAACCGTTTCGGCAGCACTGCCGAGTTGGGCATCTATGAGATGAGACAGGACGGACTGCGGCAGGTAAGCAATCCTTCGGAACTGCTCCTCAGCCAAGACCATGAAGGAATGAGCGGCATAGCCATCGCTTCGGCCATAGAAGGCATACGACCGTTCCTGATAGAAACGCAGGCATTGGTGAGCAGTGCCGTTTACGGCAACCCGCAACGTTCCGCCACCGGCTTCGACATACGGAGAATGAACATGCTGTTGGCTGTACTGGAAAAGCGGGTCGGCTTCAAGCTTGCCCAAAAGGACGTCTTTCTCAACATTGCCGGCGGACTGAAAGTGAACGACCCCGCCATCGACCTGGCAGTTATCAGCGCCATTCTGTCCAGCAACATGGATACCGCCATAGAACCCGAAATCTGCATGGCGGGAGAAATAGGCCTGTCCGGCGAGATCCGCCCCGTAAACCGGATTGAGCAACGCATCGGCGAAGCGGAGAAGCTCGGTTTCAAACGGTTTATATTGCCCAAATATAATCTGCAGGGACTGAACGCGTCCAAATTGAAGATTGAGCTGATACCGGTAAGAAAGGTGGAAGAAGCCTTCCGGGCATTGTTCGGCTAA